GTGTAAGTGTCGCCGCGAGCCGCGACATACTGGTCTTCCAAGTCGGCCTGGAAACGCTGTGCGTCCAAGAGCGTTTGGAACGGGATGATGCCCCCTTCGTACTGAACTTCGGAGATCGCCGAGGCTCCTTGGGCAGCTTCGACCGCTTTATAAAGTTGGTCGGCGCGAACCTGCGTGAAGCGATACGAGATCATTGCGTTCTCAACCTCTTCCGAAGCTTCGAGCACCGTTTGCTGATAGTTGTTCACCAGCTCACGCCAACGAGCTCGTTGGAATTCGATGTCGCCCCAGACGCGACCAAAGCTCAACACATTCCAGCGCGCCGTCGGGCCAAAGTTGTAGGCGAGACTGTCAGTCGTGAACCAGCGGTCGATACTTGTCGCGTTGACGCCCAAAGTACCGTTCAGCGTAAAGCGAGGCAACAAGTCGGCCATCGCGACGCCGATACGAGCCGATTGGGCCGCCAGCTGACGTTCGGCCATGCGAATATCAGGTCGTTGACGGATGATTTCGATCGGCAAGCCGACTGCGATATTCTCGGGGATCTTGAAGAGCTGCCGAGCGCCCATTACTTCGTTCGTCAGGTCTTGCGGCGGCATCCCTTGCAACACCGCCAAGCGGTTGTAAGCGATATCGAGATTCTGACGCAGCGACGGAATCAACGATTCGGTCGAGTACAAGTTGGAGCGAGCTTGATAAACGTCCAGCTTGCTGACCGTGCCGGCTTCCAGCTTCGTTTCCGCGATTTGCAATGATTGCCGTTGCAACTGCACGTTGCGCTGAGCGATCAAGATACGATGCTGCAGCGTGCGAACTTGAACGTAGTTGGCGCCGACATCCCCCTGCAGCGAAACGAGAATCGCGTTGTGATCTTCGATCGCTACGTCGATCTCGGCGTTGGCGGCTTGCAAGTTACGCCGCACAGCGCCCCAAACGTCGATTTCCCAAGATGCGTCGACCAGCGAGGCGCTCCAATAATTGAACGCCGGCGTCTGGAAGGTCAAACCGATCGGGCTACCGTTGTTGCTGGACTTAATGCGGCTGTAGCTCATATCCATGAAGAAGTCGGGAAACAAACCGCCGCGAGCAATCGCACGCTGCGCACGGGCTTCGGCGATGCGTTCGTAGGCCTGACCCAGCGTCAGGTTTTGCTGAGCGGTCCGAACCATCATTTCAGACAGAACCGGGTCATTGAACTTGGTCCACCACGCAACCGAGTCATTGGGTTCGTCGGTCAGCCCATCGGGTAGAGGACGACTCCAATGCGGCAAGAATGGTGCACCAGGATCACAATGATCAGGACCGATCAGACACCCAGTGCTCGCTAGTGCGGCCGCCAAACAGGCGATCGCTAGCACTCGTTGCGTCGAGAAAACTTGTTTGCACATCACGGGTCAACCGCCCCCAGCGATCATCGATTCGTAAGCTAACCATCGGTTCGCATGTTCCGATACTGCTTGACATATCGACCATTCCGAAAAGTCCGGATGAAAGTTCTTTAAGGGCGCGGCAAGGTGACTGGAAACGGAAAAGTCGCCGATAGCAACGCTTACAACGGTTGATACCGGCGACTCTTTGGATTGAGTAATCTGCCTTACAATTCACACCGCTTCGATGTGAATTCCACGACGGATACGCTCTTTTCGTCGGGCGCCATCAATCAAGTCAGCCACCCTTTTGACGTCCTCAATCCCGTCCAGCACCAATGTGGGGTGAGTTCGATCACTGGAGGTGACGGTGATCGTGCCGACGCCAAACATGCGATCAAAAATGCTTTGATTGAAAGTGACGTCGTCGATATCGATCACTTCGATCCGATCGGTCGTCCGGCTCAGGATGCCGCTTTGATGAACAAAGCGTTGCGTCGTCAGTTCGTATTGGACGCTCCACTTGCGCCAGGCTAGGCGGCACAAGAGAAAAATCCAGATCACGGCAACCACAGCGATCACTCCCAGAACAACGGGAAACATCGCCAAAAAGAAGACGCAAGCCACCACAAGAGCCGTCACTGACAGCACAGCGGTGATGATCCAGGTCCCATACATATCTTTGACCGAATAGTTGCCGGCCCACAGTTGCTCTTCGGGATCGTCGCGGCGACGATCATCCTGAGGCTTCATCTTGTCTGTGAAGTCGTCTTTATCCATGGCGCATCCTCGTTGCAGAGACTAGAGGGGACTTTTGAAAGTGTATTCGCTGCGACACGTCAATTCTTGGCCGCCGCAAGTGGGCCATTATAGCGGCTCAGAAATGTGGCTGCAGCGCACACCGCTTTCGATATTCTCCCCTTTGAAAGCGGCGGATTTTCGTACGCGAACCGACCCGTTCGTGTATATTGAAGAAATCGCTCGTTGATCGAGCTTCTCCCCCCTCGCGGAATTTTTTAGCATGCGTTGCCCATTTTGCCGTACGGATAACGACAAAGTGATTGACTCGCGCGCTAGTCAGGACGGGTTCTCGATCCGTCGTCGCCGCGAATGTCTTGGCTGCAAGCGTCGTTACACGACCTATGAGCGGGTCGAAGAGATGTCGATCAAGATCGTCAAAAAGGATAACGTGCGTGAGCCGTTTATGCCGGAGAAGATCAAAAAAGGGTTGGCGCTCGCTTGTTGGAAACGGCCGATCAGCGAATCTCAAATCGAGAGCATCGTCTCCGGCGTCGAAAGCGACATCTATGTCGAGTGCGAAGGAGAAGTCGAAAGCCACTACATCGGCGAGCTCGTGATGCGTCACCTGCAGAAGATCGATCAAGTCGCCTACGTCCGCTTCGCCAGCGTTTATCGCGAGTTCAAAGATGTCCACGACTTTGTGGATGAACTGCAACCGATGCTCAACACGCCGCGCAGTCCAACGCAGCCGTAAATCGCGGAACGTTTTCTCTTCATAGCCCGCTGCGCGAGTTTTGAGGTTGCGCTCTTTTCCAAACCACGCCCGGTTGGCCCGGATAGCTTCGCTATCGGGGCCGACCAGGGAAATAGCGCAACTTCAAAAAGCGCGAGCGAGGGAAATGCGGTTGGCTACTTCGATCCACGTTGGAATTGCCAAGCGATTTTCCCTCGCTCGCGCAGCGGGCTATGAAGAGAAATAGACGTAACGAAGATTAGCAAGAACGCGCCGTCACGAAGCTGGCGAGTTGCTCCAGCGTCGTTCGCGACTCCGACTCTGGCAAGATCGAAAGCGCTGCGATCGCCGATTGAATGTACTCGTTAGCACGGCGGCGAGCATATCCCAGCGCGTCGCACTGAGCGAGCCAAGGTCGCAAACCGGGGCCGCGATTCTCGGCCGGGCCTTCGACGATCGCCAACACTTGTTCGCGCTGCTCCCCTTGGAAGCACTGCAACGCGTAGATCAGCGGCAGCGTCGGTTTTTGCTTCTCGAGGTCGGTGCCGAGCGACTTGCCGGTCTCGACTTCGTTCCCTTCAACGTCCAACAAGTCATCGGCGATTTGAAACGCGATGCCGAGATCGCGGCCGAATTTCTCGAGCGCAGCGATTTGCTCTTCGCTGGCTTCGGCGTAGCGAGCGCCCAGTTCACAGGCACACGCACAGAGTTCGGCCGTCTTGGCGTCGATGATCGCCAGGTACTCTTCTTCCGTGGTTTCAAACGCCTGACGGCTGGCGATCTGACGTAGTTCCCCTTCGCAGACAATATTGGTCGAACGACCAATCATGCGGGCCGCACAGGTGGTCGGAAGCATTGTCGCCAGATAGAACGCATGCGAGAACAGGAAGTCGCCCAGCAACACGCTGGTCTCGTTGTTCCAGCGCGAGTTGACCGTCGCCAGATGGCGGCGTTGGTCGGCTTCGTCCAGCACGTCGTCATGAACCAGCGTCGCGGTATGGATCATTTCGATCACGGCGCCCAGCGTGTAATGGGCGTCGGTCACCTGGCCGCAGGCTTTGGCGGCCAACAGCAACAGGGCCGGGCGCATTCGCTTGCCGCCAAGCATGCAACCATACGAGACGACCTCGTTGACCGAC
The nucleotide sequence above comes from Blastopirellula sp. J2-11. Encoded proteins:
- a CDS encoding efflux transporter outer membrane subunit yields the protein MCKQVFSTQRVLAIACLAAALASTGCLIGPDHCDPGAPFLPHWSRPLPDGLTDEPNDSVAWWTKFNDPVLSEMMVRTAQQNLTLGQAYERIAEARAQRAIARGGLFPDFFMDMSYSRIKSSNNGSPIGLTFQTPAFNYWSASLVDASWEIDVWGAVRRNLQAANAEIDVAIEDHNAILVSLQGDVGANYVQVRTLQHRILIAQRNVQLQRQSLQIAETKLEAGTVSKLDVYQARSNLYSTESLIPSLRQNLDIAYNRLAVLQGMPPQDLTNEVMGARQLFKIPENIAVGLPIEIIRQRPDIRMAERQLAAQSARIGVAMADLLPRFTLNGTLGVNATSIDRWFTTDSLAYNFGPTARWNVLSFGRVWGDIEFQRARWRELVNNYQQTVLEASEEVENAMISYRFTQVRADQLYKAVEAAQGASAISEVQYEGGIIPFQTLLDAQRFQADLEDQYVAARGDTYTSLVSLYKALGGGWQEPFAAGNLGADQNPQGELQLDPQMMLPAPNAAGANPLAPDNPVPPMAPGEAIPPPMIIPQPMN
- a CDS encoding PH domain-containing protein — encoded protein: MDKDDFTDKMKPQDDRRRDDPEEQLWAGNYSVKDMYGTWIITAVLSVTALVVACVFFLAMFPVVLGVIAVVAVIWIFLLCRLAWRKWSVQYELTTQRFVHQSGILSRTTDRIEVIDIDDVTFNQSIFDRMFGVGTITVTSSDRTHPTLVLDGIEDVKRVADLIDGARRKERIRRGIHIEAV
- the nrdR gene encoding transcriptional regulator NrdR, giving the protein MRCPFCRTDNDKVIDSRASQDGFSIRRRRECLGCKRRYTTYERVEEMSIKIVKKDNVREPFMPEKIKKGLALACWKRPISESQIESIVSGVESDIYVECEGEVESHYIGELVMRHLQKIDQVAYVRFASVYREFKDVHDFVDELQPMLNTPRSPTQP
- a CDS encoding polyprenyl synthetase family protein, yielding MSQTANGVTRSLPADAQFLTSAYGGISQEMAAVEDILTREMSSRYESVNEVVSYGCMLGGKRMRPALLLLAAKACGQVTDAHYTLGAVIEMIHTATLVHDDVLDEADQRRHLATVNSRWNNETSVLLGDFLFSHAFYLATMLPTTCAARMIGRSTNIVCEGELRQIASRQAFETTEEEYLAIIDAKTAELCACACELGARYAEASEEQIAALEKFGRDLGIAFQIADDLLDVEGNEVETGKSLGTDLEKQKPTLPLIYALQCFQGEQREQVLAIVEGPAENRGPGLRPWLAQCDALGYARRRANEYIQSAIAALSILPESESRTTLEQLASFVTARSC